In Campylobacter concisus, a single window of DNA contains:
- a CDS encoding response regulator transcription factor, giving the protein MTRILMIEDDMELAEILTEYLENYDIEVVTAEEPYIGLSTLNTSKFDLVILDLTLPGMDGLEVCKEIRKNHNIPIIISSARHDITDKVNALDNGADDYLPKPYDPQELLARIKSHLRRQSITPASEARNLNKDLVLKEFEHEILFKGSVLNLTAAEYDILKYLLLKEGGAVTREELIYNCESINEDSSNKSIDVIIGRIRQKLNENPKEPKYIHAIRGIGYKLVL; this is encoded by the coding sequence ATGACTAGAATTTTAATGATAGAAGATGATATGGAGCTTGCTGAAATTTTAACCGAATATCTAGAAAACTATGATATTGAAGTAGTAACTGCTGAAGAGCCATATATCGGACTTTCTACGCTAAATACAAGTAAATTTGACCTAGTGATACTAGATCTTACATTGCCTGGTATGGATGGATTAGAAGTTTGTAAAGAGATCAGGAAAAATCACAATATCCCTATTATCATATCAAGTGCAAGGCATGATATAACAGATAAGGTAAATGCTCTTGATAACGGAGCAGATGATTATTTGCCAAAGCCATATGACCCACAAGAGCTTTTGGCTCGTATCAAAAGTCATCTAAGAAGGCAGAGCATCACCCCAGCAAGTGAGGCGAGAAATTTAAATAAAGACCTGGTTTTAAAAGAATTTGAACATGAAATTTTATTTAAAGGCAGTGTCTTAAATTTAACTGCCGCAGAATACGACATCTTAAAATACCTACTTTTAAAAGAGGGCGGAGCGGTTACTAGAGAGGAGCTTATCTATAACTGCGAGAGCATAAATGAAGATAGCTCAAACAAAAGTATTGACGTCATCATCGGCAGGATTCGCCAAAAACTAAATGAAAATCCAAAAGAGCCAAAATACATCCACGCGATCCGCGGTATCGGCTATAAATTGGTTCTTTGA
- a CDS encoding ArsS family sensor histidine kinase — MPRSSIFITITFIFGLALVSIFLAFLWLMGFDKQNYTRELNNKYSNVARTNLFYMGGIINKAQYDRQLSNIDMPEIKDEKKKDEILKQATVLEEISSDLGSSAILLYDKHHYLRIEHLDELKLLMDKEFQPYRYEVIKAVFLVVAVILLGAYIFVIYKIKPLRKLKRQIVKFANGELDGVQNVGNGKDEISEVSEAFYEAVCQIKALNDSRHLFLRNIMHELKTPITKGLIAAQMIEKSKNQERLISVFHKLENLINELAAIEQITSKIGLSNKTPCFMRDLIDEAIDIAMVEKECVGVSELDEVRVLVDFKLFSVAIKNMIDNGIKYSTDKHVNIVVSKDHMKFITQGEKLKNDLDFYIQPFIKGEDAQKSFGLGLYIVSNILDAHGLKFRYEYKNGMNVFVFENLQDIIVT; from the coding sequence ATGCCAAGATCGTCTATATTTATCACGATAACGTTTATCTTTGGACTCGCGCTCGTTTCGATATTTCTAGCCTTTTTGTGGCTCATGGGCTTTGATAAGCAAAACTATACAAGAGAACTAAATAACAAATACTCAAACGTCGCTAGGACAAATTTATTTTATATGGGTGGCATCATAAATAAAGCTCAGTACGACCGTCAGCTTTCAAATATCGATATGCCAGAGATCAAAGACGAGAAGAAAAAGGATGAAATTTTAAAACAAGCGACTGTTTTAGAAGAAATTTCAAGCGATTTAGGCTCAAGCGCGATCTTGCTTTATGATAAGCACCACTACTTAAGGATTGAGCATTTAGACGAGCTAAAGCTTTTAATGGATAAGGAATTTCAGCCTTATAGATACGAGGTGATAAAGGCTGTTTTTCTGGTGGTTGCGGTCATCTTGCTAGGTGCTTACATTTTTGTTATCTATAAAATAAAACCGCTTAGAAAGCTAAAGCGTCAGATCGTAAAATTTGCAAATGGTGAGCTTGATGGCGTACAAAATGTTGGCAACGGCAAGGATGAAATTTCTGAAGTTTCTGAAGCATTTTATGAGGCGGTTTGTCAGATCAAGGCGCTTAATGACTCAAGGCACCTTTTCTTAAGAAACATAATGCACGAGCTAAAAACTCCTATCACAAAAGGGCTAATCGCCGCTCAAATGATAGAAAAAAGTAAAAATCAAGAAAGGCTAATCTCGGTCTTTCACAAGCTTGAAAATTTGATAAACGAACTTGCGGCGATCGAGCAGATAACATCAAAAATAGGACTTAGTAATAAAACGCCATGTTTCATGAGAGATCTCATCGATGAGGCTATCGATATAGCCATGGTAGAAAAAGAGTGTGTTGGTGTCAGTGAGCTTGATGAGGTTAGGGTGCTCGTTGATTTCAAGCTATTTTCAGTTGCTATAAAAAATATGATAGATAATGGCATAAAGTACTCAACTGATAAGCACGTAAATATCGTTGTTAGCAAGGATCATATGAAATTTATAACCCAAGGCGAGAAGCTAAAAAATGATCTTGACTTTTATATCCAGCCATTTATTAAAGGAGAGGATGCGCAAAAAAGTTTTGGACTAGGTTTATATATAGTTAGCAATATACTTGATGCTCATGGACTCAAATTTAGATACGAATACAAAAACGGAATGAATGTTTTTGTTTTTGAAAATTTACAAGATATAATAGTGACTTAA